Proteins found in one candidate division KSB1 bacterium genomic segment:
- a CDS encoding flagellar biosynthetic protein FliO gives MRRIRTAPRPVSRARRVRTWWLVGLSLLLSAGALSFRPGPDSLLQTGGSAEANWLGALFRVALATAGVLVLAWGSLQVVRRLLAGQKRTRQTSWFSVLAAAHVAPKKQVCLVRVFDRYLLIGLTDSGMQTLAELDAQTVSRGLEENSLGRNGAGSFAAVLGELWKGQGAIRNR, from the coding sequence ATGAGACGGATCCGCACGGCCCCGCGGCCGGTTTCCCGAGCCCGCAGGGTCCGTACCTGGTGGCTTGTGGGCCTCTCTCTGCTGCTGAGTGCCGGAGCCCTTTCGTTTCGCCCTGGACCGGATAGCCTCCTGCAGACGGGGGGGAGTGCAGAGGCCAACTGGCTCGGCGCCTTGTTCCGGGTGGCTCTTGCCACGGCCGGCGTTCTTGTCCTTGCCTGGGGTTCTCTGCAGGTCGTCCGTCGCCTGTTGGCGGGACAGAAGCGGACCCGGCAGACGTCGTGGTTCTCCGTTCTGGCGGCTGCCCACGTAGCGCCGAAAAAGCAAGTCTGCCTGGTGCGCGTTTTCGACCGCTACCTCCTGATCGGTCTGACGGACTCGGGGATGCAGACCCTCGCCGAGCTGGACGCCCAGACCGTGAGCCGCGGGCTGGAAGAGAACTCGCTGGGAAGGAATGGCGCGGGCTCCTTCGCGGCCGTGCTCGGCGAGCTGTGGAAGGGCCAGGGGGCCATCCGAAACCGATAA
- the fliR gene encoding flagellar biosynthetic protein FliR: MSLAWVEQFQLWALAFVRVLSGLVLFPLLGDRRFPMMARVGLAAFLAVLLLPSLNGLRLPPQPAVKLVWLVVKEVAVGLVLGFVSFQIFHGMHLAGQIVGFQMGFAVVNVLDPQTQEQVSLTGEFQYIVAVLLFLVVDGHHMLLTALARSFELVPPFSVALDPQLASSLVRVTAEVFLIGVKIAAPAMAALFLANVALALLARTVPQMNVFVVGFPIGIAVGLAALAYSAPLVSQVFRNLVGQLEKDLATVLQLL; this comes from the coding sequence ATGAGCCTGGCATGGGTGGAACAATTCCAACTTTGGGCTCTGGCCTTTGTGAGGGTCCTGAGCGGGCTTGTGCTGTTTCCCCTTCTCGGCGACCGGCGCTTTCCGATGATGGCGCGGGTGGGCCTGGCGGCGTTTCTTGCCGTACTTCTTCTCCCGAGTCTGAACGGATTGCGTCTTCCCCCGCAGCCGGCGGTAAAGCTCGTGTGGCTGGTGGTGAAGGAGGTGGCCGTCGGGCTGGTGCTCGGATTTGTGAGCTTTCAGATCTTCCACGGAATGCATCTGGCAGGGCAGATTGTGGGCTTTCAGATGGGCTTCGCCGTGGTGAACGTCCTTGACCCGCAGACCCAGGAGCAGGTGTCGCTTACCGGCGAGTTTCAGTACATCGTGGCTGTCTTGCTCTTCCTCGTGGTGGACGGGCACCATATGCTCCTCACGGCTTTGGCCCGCAGTTTCGAGCTCGTGCCTCCGTTTTCGGTGGCTCTCGATCCACAACTTGCGTCCAGCCTTGTCCGGGTGACGGCGGAGGTGTTCCTGATCGGGGTGAAGATTGCGGCTCCAGCCATGGCCGCGCTCTTCCTGGCTAACGTGGCGCTGGCGCTTCTGGCCCGGACCGTCCCGCAGATGAACGTGTTCGTAGTCGGGTTCCCCATCGGGATTGCCGTTGGCTTGGCTGCCCTGGCCTACTCGGCCCCGCTGGTAAGCCAGGTCTTTCGGAACCTGGTGGGACAGCTGGAAAAGGATCTGGCAACGGTGCTCCAACTGCTGTGA
- a CDS encoding flagellar basal body-associated FliL family protein, translated as MAEEDSKGTQNAVEASNGRAGMLSKVLIGLAVIALQVVLSFVAVKKFGLVSPPVGTAAAPVEQEVRKGDIKFGEVYLVEDVIVNPAGTSGRRFLNASVALVYNGKVGAELEKRNVQIRDILLQTLASYPMEKLCNPAFRDSLRAEILHKINGILTSGQLSGVYFSSFVMQ; from the coding sequence ATGGCGGAAGAGGATTCCAAAGGGACGCAAAATGCTGTCGAGGCCTCGAACGGGCGGGCAGGCATGTTGTCAAAGGTTCTTATTGGGCTGGCCGTCATCGCCCTGCAGGTGGTCCTGTCCTTCGTCGCCGTGAAGAAATTCGGTCTGGTGAGTCCTCCGGTAGGTACCGCCGCGGCCCCCGTCGAGCAAGAGGTGCGAAAGGGAGACATCAAGTTCGGCGAGGTATACCTCGTGGAAGACGTCATCGTAAACCCGGCAGGGACCTCTGGCCGCCGGTTCCTCAACGCCAGCGTGGCGCTCGTCTACAACGGCAAGGTCGGGGCGGAGCTTGAGAAGAGAAACGTCCAGATCCGCGATATCCTGCTCCAGACTCTTGCTTCCTATCCCATGGAAAAGCTGTGTAACCCCGCGTTCCGCGATTCGCTCCGGGCGGAGATCCTCCACAAGATCAACGGGATCCTGACCTCCGGACAGCTTTCGGGCGTGTACTTCAGCAGCTTTGTCATGCAGTAG
- the fliP gene encoding flagellar type III secretion system pore protein FliP (The bacterial flagellar biogenesis protein FliP forms a type III secretion system (T3SS)-type pore required for flagellar assembly.) encodes MLRIRAKKRRSACSSFRSKRWVVVLVLAGLAVPLVAGAQPLPRITLGLDRAGSPKEVAVTLEILALLTVLSVAPAILLLMTCFTRMIVVFHFLRQALGLQQMPPNQLIAGLSLFLTFFVMRPVLTEINDKALQPYLAEQISQKEALQRAQQPIRDFMLRQTREKELALFVKLARLERPSTPDQLPFSVIVPAFVINELRIAFQIGFLLYIPFLLIDMIVASVLMSMGMLMLPPVMISLPFKVLLFVLVDGWYLIVSSLVSSFR; translated from the coding sequence ATGCTGCGCATTCGAGCCAAGAAGCGGCGTTCTGCGTGCTCCAGTTTCCGCTCGAAGAGATGGGTGGTTGTTCTGGTGCTGGCTGGACTTGCTGTGCCTCTGGTGGCCGGCGCTCAGCCGCTTCCCCGGATCACCCTGGGGCTCGACCGCGCCGGCAGCCCAAAAGAGGTAGCCGTGACGCTGGAGATCCTGGCCCTGCTGACGGTCCTGTCGGTCGCCCCAGCCATTCTCCTCCTGATGACCTGCTTTACGCGGATGATCGTCGTCTTCCACTTCCTGCGGCAGGCCCTCGGCCTCCAGCAAATGCCGCCGAATCAGCTCATCGCCGGCCTCTCACTTTTCCTGACGTTCTTCGTGATGCGGCCGGTGCTGACCGAGATTAACGACAAGGCTCTGCAGCCCTACCTGGCTGAGCAGATCTCCCAAAAGGAAGCTCTCCAGCGGGCCCAGCAACCGATCCGCGACTTCATGCTCCGCCAGACCCGGGAGAAGGAGCTGGCTCTCTTCGTCAAACTGGCGCGGCTGGAAAGACCTTCCACGCCGGACCAGTTGCCCTTCAGCGTCATCGTCCCGGCCTTCGTGATCAATGAGCTGCGGATCGCCTTTCAGATCGGGTTCTTGCTCTACATCCCCTTCCTCCTGATCGACATGATCGTGGCCAGTGTCCTTATGTCGATGGGCATGCTCATGCTGCCGCCGGTGATGATCAGCCTTCCGTTCAAGGTCCTGCTCTTTGTCCTGGTGGATGGCTGGTACCTGATCGTCAGCTCTCTGGTAAGCAGTTTCCGGTAG
- the fliN gene encoding flagellar motor switch protein FliN has protein sequence MSPVEVREQDLRPIRDFVKDAAEAAAALTIQALAPADGELALQVDAVLALDEEPTAGDGNWPATALVFGWGAEAWERLVYLARPEVLSDQTLGLLEQNARALLEGLVPVWSGQLEREGPEEWPELVAGRMPSPPILAVDYIVSVGGQKAEVRLLLSARVLGLGERPGAMGNGVSLSEEKVPMEKERKIEVSPPNFEQLTEETESKTPRNLDALYDLSLTVSVELGRTEMTIGEILELGKGSIIELDKLAGDPVELYVNGRKFAEGDVVVVEDRFGVRVTSLVGRSERLRSLGGGT, from the coding sequence ATGTCTCCCGTCGAGGTGCGTGAACAAGACCTGCGTCCCATCCGCGATTTTGTGAAGGATGCAGCGGAGGCTGCCGCGGCCCTAACCATCCAGGCCTTGGCGCCCGCGGACGGAGAACTGGCTCTGCAAGTGGACGCGGTCTTGGCGCTGGACGAAGAGCCCACGGCCGGCGACGGGAACTGGCCTGCGACGGCGCTTGTGTTCGGCTGGGGCGCGGAAGCGTGGGAGAGGTTGGTCTACCTCGCGCGCCCCGAAGTTCTCAGCGACCAGACCCTTGGCCTCTTGGAACAAAATGCCCGAGCCCTTCTGGAGGGGCTTGTTCCGGTTTGGTCGGGACAACTCGAGCGAGAGGGTCCAGAAGAATGGCCCGAGCTCGTAGCGGGGAGGATGCCCTCGCCGCCCATTCTGGCTGTGGATTACATCGTGTCCGTCGGTGGGCAAAAGGCCGAGGTACGGCTCCTGTTGTCTGCGAGGGTTCTGGGCTTGGGTGAACGCCCAGGGGCGATGGGAAACGGGGTTTCGCTAAGCGAAGAGAAGGTGCCTATGGAAAAGGAGCGCAAGATCGAGGTGAGTCCCCCGAACTTCGAACAGCTGACTGAAGAGACAGAGTCGAAGACGCCCCGCAACCTGGACGCCCTCTACGATCTCAGCCTGACGGTCTCCGTGGAACTGGGGCGCACCGAGATGACCATTGGCGAGATCCTCGAGCTCGGTAAGGGGAGCATCATCGAGCTGGACAAGCTGGCCGGCGATCCGGTGGAATTGTACGTCAACGGGCGCAAGTTCGCCGAGGGAGACGTCGTGGTAGTGGAGGATCGCTTCGGCGTGCGCGTGACCTCTCTCGTGGGACGGTCGGAGCGGCTGCGCTCGCTGGGTGGAGGAACCTGA
- the fliM gene encoding flagellar motor switch protein FliM — MAEILSQSEIDQLLEQFRQGAVEVLEVEPEPAHNAREKTIVVYDFRHPNRVTRDQIRTLRVIHESFAKQVESYLSARLRTIITSRVEAVDQVTYSEFVLSLSDPSCICVIGADELKSDFVMELNPTLTFLAVDKLFGGVGGKLEEFRELSLIEERVIRKLIEGMLRYYDQAWKPVSDIHCKLKAMYSRPGLTHIIPPGETVVAISIGFTAGEVMGGLNLCLPYVMLEDLLPKMTPGKVAFGSHVQREEASRRLLEKSVRTAPLKVQVELGQARITVRELLELQVGDVLLLDTYTDDPLPIRIGGTVRAYGRPGLRRKSLAVRVVELIEPGP, encoded by the coding sequence TTGGCCGAGATTCTTTCACAGAGCGAGATCGATCAGCTGCTGGAGCAGTTCCGCCAGGGTGCCGTGGAAGTGCTCGAGGTTGAGCCCGAGCCAGCGCACAACGCCCGGGAGAAGACCATTGTTGTGTACGACTTCCGGCACCCCAATCGGGTCACCCGCGACCAGATTCGCACCCTGCGCGTGATCCATGAGAGCTTCGCCAAGCAAGTCGAATCCTATCTCAGCGCCCGCCTGCGCACGATTATTACCTCCCGCGTGGAGGCCGTGGACCAGGTGACCTACTCGGAGTTCGTCCTCTCTCTGTCGGACCCCAGCTGCATCTGCGTGATCGGCGCCGATGAGCTGAAATCCGATTTCGTCATGGAGCTGAACCCCACCCTCACGTTTCTGGCCGTGGACAAACTATTCGGCGGCGTGGGAGGGAAGCTGGAGGAGTTCCGCGAGCTGTCCCTCATCGAGGAGAGGGTGATCCGCAAGTTAATCGAGGGCATGCTCCGCTATTACGACCAGGCGTGGAAACCCGTCTCCGATATCCACTGCAAGCTCAAGGCCATGTACAGCCGACCGGGCCTCACCCACATCATCCCGCCCGGGGAGACGGTGGTCGCCATCTCCATCGGTTTTACCGCGGGCGAGGTCATGGGAGGCCTGAACCTTTGCCTCCCCTACGTAATGCTGGAGGACCTTCTGCCCAAGATGACCCCCGGCAAGGTGGCCTTTGGTTCCCACGTCCAGAGGGAGGAGGCCAGCCGGAGGCTCTTAGAAAAAAGCGTGCGCACGGCCCCCTTAAAGGTGCAGGTGGAGCTCGGACAGGCACGCATCACCGTGCGGGAGCTACTGGAGCTGCAGGTGGGCGACGTCCTGCTCCTGGACACCTACACGGATGACCCGCTGCCGATCCGCATCGGGGGTACCGTGCGCGCCTATGGCAGGCCCGGACTGCGTCGGAAATCCCTCGCTGTGCGCGTGGTCGAGCTGATCGAACCTGGACCCTGA
- the flhB gene encoding flagellar biosynthesis protein FlhB: MPEESYQERTEQATPKRREEARQKGHVAKSVELNSAFVLLAWILMLYALSGSWLMGLASQWRRYFGSLSRVSITPDSVEGVLGTALLDLARFLAPALGVLLGAAVLANLAQVGFVFSGEPLVPKMERINPVQGARRLLSTRSLVELVKGLLKLLLVGWIVYGVLKGEKERILLLADQSPLQILSFIAAVSFKVGLRASLVLLALALADYGYQRFEYERSLRMTRQELKEELKQTEGDPLIKARIRSIQRALARRRMMKRVPESDVVITNPTELAVALKYDPKTMNAPTVVAKGARKLAQRIKEIAQAHGVPIVENKPLAQLLYRSVDIGMEIPVEAYQAVAEVLAYVYRLKGKVR, encoded by the coding sequence ATGCCTGAGGAATCATACCAAGAGCGGACAGAGCAAGCCACCCCGAAACGGCGTGAGGAGGCGCGCCAGAAAGGCCACGTCGCAAAGAGCGTTGAGCTCAACTCGGCCTTCGTCCTCTTGGCCTGGATTCTCATGCTCTACGCCCTCTCGGGGAGCTGGCTGATGGGCCTGGCGAGCCAGTGGCGACGTTATTTCGGCAGCCTGTCGCGGGTGTCCATCACCCCCGATTCCGTAGAAGGCGTGCTCGGGACTGCCCTTCTTGACCTTGCCCGTTTTCTGGCCCCGGCTTTGGGGGTCCTTCTGGGCGCAGCCGTGCTGGCCAATCTGGCTCAGGTGGGGTTTGTGTTTTCGGGCGAGCCTCTTGTGCCCAAGATGGAGCGAATTAATCCCGTGCAGGGAGCACGCCGTCTTCTTTCCACGCGCTCGCTGGTCGAACTCGTCAAGGGGCTGCTGAAGCTGCTCCTCGTGGGCTGGATCGTCTACGGCGTCCTGAAAGGCGAGAAGGAGCGGATCCTTCTGCTGGCTGATCAGTCGCCGCTGCAGATTCTGAGCTTCATCGCGGCGGTGAGCTTCAAGGTGGGATTGCGGGCCAGCCTGGTCTTGCTTGCTCTGGCTCTTGCCGACTACGGCTACCAGAGGTTTGAATACGAACGAAGCCTGCGGATGACCCGACAGGAGCTAAAGGAGGAGCTCAAGCAGACGGAGGGCGACCCGCTTATCAAGGCGCGGATCCGCTCCATCCAGCGGGCCTTGGCCCGGAGACGGATGATGAAGCGCGTCCCGGAGAGCGACGTAGTGATCACGAACCCGACAGAACTGGCCGTAGCCCTAAAGTACGACCCTAAGACCATGAACGCTCCCACGGTGGTGGCCAAGGGGGCGCGTAAGCTCGCCCAGCGCATCAAGGAAATCGCCCAGGCGCACGGGGTACCCATCGTGGAGAACAAGCCCCTGGCCCAGCTCCTGTACCGCTCGGTGGACATCGGGATGGAGATCCCGGTGGAGGCCTACCAGGCCGTGGCAGAGGTCTTGGCGTACGTGTACCGGCTGAAGGGAAAGGTGCGGTGA
- the fliQ gene encoding flagellar biosynthesis protein FliQ translates to MTEEFVVSLAKSAMFTALVVSGPILILGLVVGLAVGIFQAVTQIHEMTLTFVPKILVAALAVFLFAPWMLRMLISFTLQVFGYIPSVAH, encoded by the coding sequence ATGACCGAGGAGTTCGTGGTCTCATTAGCCAAGAGTGCCATGTTCACCGCTCTCGTGGTCTCGGGGCCCATCCTGATCCTTGGCCTGGTCGTAGGTTTGGCGGTGGGCATCTTCCAGGCGGTGACCCAGATTCACGAGATGACTTTGACCTTCGTGCCTAAGATCCTGGTCGCGGCTCTGGCCGTGTTCCTCTTCGCTCCCTGGATGCTGAGGATGCTGATCTCGTTCACCCTACAGGTGTTCGGCTACATCCCGAGCGTCGCTCATTGA